The genomic segment GAGCTCCTCCACGAACCGGTAGACCAACCGCTGTTCTGCTCCACCATCCGGGACAACAGCCAAGAAGCCGTCACCGCCAGCCTGGATCTGCCAGGTCGCCCGGTCCAGTCCCGCGATAGCCGCAGCGGCCGACACCGCGTCCGACAACGCTTCCTGGAGCTCCCACTGTTGATGCCCGTCTCTAGACCCGTACTTCCACGCGTCGACAGCCAGGAACAGTGCCCTGGAGAATTCCGTCTGCTTCAGCAACGTGCCCTCCTCTAGAAGATCACTCCGCGGGATCTCCTAACTCTGAGCCACATCCGCCTGGCGGACCCCATACTGATACGGGTTCTGGCGGTTCAAGACGCTGAACCGGGCCAGCCCGGCGAGATCGGTGATTACTATCCGTCGCGCCCGTCGGCGTACGAGTCCCGAGTCGCGCAACGACTGGAGGGCTTTCTCGAACGTGGCCAGCGCCACTCCGGCCAGGGAAGCGATCTCGGCCTGGGTCAGGCACACATCGAGGGTCCACCCGTCCGAGGCGCGAAGCCCATGTCGTCGCGCCATCTCGGCGAGCACGCGACTCACGCGTACCGGTGCGGGGCACGCGACGAATTCGGCTCGTCTGTTGTTCGCCCAGTGCAGACGCGCGCTCAGCGAAGCCGCGATCGCTGCCCAAGCGTCCGGGTGGCGGTCGAGGAAGTTCCTGAACTGGGCGTTCTTGATCAGCCTCACTTGAGTAGGAGTGCAGGTCATCACGTTCGCGGAACGTCTACGACCCTCGAGTACGGACATCTCTCCGAGCAGGTCTCCCCGCCCGCGGAGGCCGAGCAACACCGGACGCCCGGACTCGGTGTCCACGAAGACCTTCATCAACCCCTCGAGCAGGACGAGGACGTGATGGCTCTCCTCACCCTGGTGGATGA from the Amycolatopsis magusensis genome contains:
- a CDS encoding Crp/Fnr family transcriptional regulator; its protein translation is MSVRTRVGFLELGTAVTYRPRQKVIHQGEESHHVLVLLEGLMKVFVDTESGRPVLLGLRGRGDLLGEMSVLEGRRRSANVMTCTPTQVRLIKNAQFRNFLDRHPDAWAAIAASLSARLHWANNRRAEFVACPAPVRVSRVLAEMARRHGLRASDGWTLDVCLTQAEIASLAGVALATFEKALQSLRDSGLVRRRARRIVITDLAGLARFSVLNRQNPYQYGVRQADVAQS